One genomic window of Streptomyces sp. WP-1 includes the following:
- a CDS encoding helix-turn-helix domain-containing protein encodes MSTDDVLAEVGPRLRRIRKEREVTLAALSRATGISVSTLSRLESGLRRPSLELLLPIAQAHQVPLDELVGAPPVGDPRVRAEPLRRHGRTFWPLTRQPGGLQAYKVLEPRRTEEPEPRSHEGYEWLYVLSGRLRLVLGEHDVVLAAGEAAEFDTRVPHWFGSAGEGPVEFLSLFGPQGERMHVRARPAARA; translated from the coding sequence ATGAGTACCGACGATGTCCTGGCCGAGGTGGGTCCCCGGCTGCGCCGGATCCGCAAGGAGCGGGAGGTGACGCTGGCCGCCCTGTCCCGGGCCACCGGCATCTCCGTGAGCACCCTGTCGCGGCTGGAGTCCGGCCTGCGACGGCCCAGCCTGGAGCTGCTGCTGCCGATCGCCCAGGCCCACCAGGTCCCGCTGGACGAACTGGTCGGCGCGCCGCCCGTCGGCGACCCCCGGGTGCGTGCCGAGCCGCTGCGGCGCCACGGCCGTACGTTCTGGCCGCTGACCCGCCAGCCCGGCGGCCTCCAGGCGTACAAGGTGCTCGAACCCAGGCGCACCGAGGAGCCGGAGCCGCGCAGCCACGAGGGGTACGAGTGGCTGTACGTGCTGTCCGGGCGGCTGCGGCTGGTGCTCGGTGAGCACGATGTGGTGCTGGCGGCCGGGGAGGCGGCCGAGTTCGACACCCGCGTCCCGCACTGGTTCGGGTCCGCGGGGGAGGGGCCGGTGGAGTTTCTGAGCCTGTTCGGGCCGCAGGGAGAGCGGATGCATGTGCGGGCGCGCCCCGCCGCGCGCGCATGA
- a CDS encoding NADPH:quinone oxidoreductase family protein, with protein MQAWQVHENGEPSEVMRLTETGRPVPGDGQVLLRVRAANVNFPDALLCRGQYQVRPPLPFTPGVEICGETEDGRRVLATPALPHGGFAEYALADAAALLPAPEALDDAEAAALHIGYQTGWFGLHRRARLEAGETLLVHAAAGGVGSAAVQLGKAAGATVIGVVGGAGKAAVARELGCDLVVDRRTEDVIATVKAATGGRGADVIYDPVGGEAYAQSAKLVAFEGRIVVVGFAGGTVPTPALNHALVKNYAILGLHWGLYNTKNPKLVQHCHEQLTELAARGAIKPLVSERVPLAGAAAAVQKVADGRSTGRIAVTTEVAA; from the coding sequence ATGCAGGCATGGCAGGTGCACGAGAACGGCGAGCCGAGCGAGGTGATGCGCCTCACCGAGACCGGGCGGCCCGTCCCGGGCGACGGCCAGGTGCTGCTGCGGGTGCGGGCGGCCAATGTGAACTTCCCCGACGCGCTGCTGTGCCGGGGGCAGTACCAGGTGCGGCCGCCGCTGCCGTTCACGCCGGGCGTGGAGATCTGCGGCGAGACCGAGGACGGCCGCCGGGTGCTCGCCACCCCCGCGCTGCCCCACGGCGGTTTCGCCGAGTACGCCCTCGCGGACGCCGCCGCCCTGCTGCCCGCGCCCGAGGCGCTGGACGACGCGGAGGCCGCCGCGCTGCACATCGGCTACCAGACGGGCTGGTTCGGGCTGCACCGCAGGGCCCGCCTCGAAGCGGGCGAGACCCTGCTGGTGCATGCCGCGGCCGGCGGCGTCGGCAGCGCGGCGGTGCAGCTCGGCAAGGCGGCCGGGGCCACCGTGATCGGCGTGGTCGGCGGCGCCGGCAAGGCGGCGGTCGCACGGGAACTGGGCTGCGACCTGGTCGTGGACCGGCGTACCGAGGACGTCATCGCCACCGTGAAGGCGGCCACCGGCGGGCGCGGCGCCGATGTGATCTACGACCCCGTCGGCGGCGAGGCCTACGCGCAGTCCGCCAAGCTGGTCGCCTTCGAGGGCCGGATCGTGGTCGTCGGCTTCGCCGGCGGCACCGTCCCGACCCCGGCGCTCAACCACGCCCTGGTGAAGAACTACGCGATCCTGGGCCTGCATTGGGGGCTGTACAACACCAAGAACCCCAAGCTGGTCCAGCACTGCCACGAGCAGCTGACCGAGCTGGCCGCGCGCGGCGCGATCAAGCCGCTGGTGAGCGAGCGGGTGCCGCTGGCGGGTGCGGCGGCGGCCGTGCAGAAGGTGGCGGACGGCCGCAGCACCGGCCGGATCGCCGTGACGACGGAGGTGGCGGCGTGA
- a CDS encoding acyl-CoA dehydrogenase family protein has translation MSDAGELRDRTREFLAAHPPGGTERLDFLRARFDAGLAWVHYPEGLGGLGAPRSLQAVVDAELEAAGAPDNDPRRIGIGLGMAAPTILQYGTEEQRRRLLRPLWTGEEVWCQLFSEPGAGSDLAALGTRAVRAGDDWVVNGQKVWTSSAHLARWAILIARTDPDVPKHQGITYFVCDMTDPGVEVRPLRQITGEAEFNEVFLTDVRIPDSRRLGAVGEGWRVAQTTLNNERVAIGGMRLPREGGMIGPVSKTWRERPELRTHDLHQRLLKLWVEAEVARLTGERLRQQLTVGQPGPEGAGMKLAFARLNQEISGLEVELRGAEGLLYDDWTMRRPELVDFTGRDAGYRYLRAKGNSIEGGTSEILLNIVAERVLGLPAEPRTDKDVAWKDLAR, from the coding sequence GTGAGCGACGCCGGTGAACTGCGCGACCGTACCCGGGAGTTCCTCGCCGCGCACCCGCCCGGGGGGACGGAGCGGCTGGACTTCCTGCGCGCCCGCTTCGACGCGGGCCTCGCCTGGGTGCACTACCCCGAGGGCCTGGGCGGCCTCGGCGCCCCCCGCTCCCTCCAGGCCGTCGTGGACGCCGAGCTGGAGGCGGCGGGCGCCCCCGACAACGACCCCCGGCGGATCGGCATCGGCCTCGGCATGGCCGCCCCGACGATCCTCCAGTACGGCACCGAGGAGCAGCGGCGCCGGCTGCTGCGGCCCCTGTGGACGGGCGAGGAGGTCTGGTGCCAGCTGTTCAGCGAGCCCGGCGCCGGCTCCGACCTGGCCGCGCTCGGCACCCGGGCCGTCCGGGCGGGCGACGACTGGGTGGTCAACGGGCAGAAGGTGTGGACCTCCAGCGCCCATCTCGCCCGCTGGGCCATCCTGATCGCCCGCACCGACCCGGACGTGCCCAAGCACCAGGGCATCACCTACTTCGTGTGCGACATGACCGACCCCGGCGTCGAGGTCCGGCCGCTGCGGCAGATCACCGGTGAGGCCGAGTTCAACGAGGTCTTCCTCACCGACGTCCGCATCCCCGACAGCCGCCGCCTCGGCGCGGTCGGCGAGGGCTGGCGGGTCGCGCAGACCACGCTCAACAACGAACGCGTCGCCATCGGCGGTATGCGGCTGCCCCGCGAGGGCGGCATGATCGGCCCGGTCTCGAAGACCTGGCGGGAACGCCCGGAGCTGCGCACCCACGATCTGCACCAGCGGCTGCTGAAGCTGTGGGTGGAGGCCGAGGTCGCCCGGCTCACCGGCGAACGCCTGCGCCAGCAGCTCACCGTCGGCCAGCCCGGCCCCGAGGGCGCCGGCATGAAGCTCGCCTTCGCCCGCCTCAACCAGGAGATCAGCGGCCTGGAGGTGGAACTCCGGGGCGCAGAGGGCCTGTTGTACGACGACTGGACGATGCGCCGCCCGGAACTGGTGGACTTCACCGGCCGGGACGCCGGATACCGCTATCTGCGGGCCAAGGGCAACAGCATCGAGGGCGGGACCAGCGAGATCCTGCTGAACATCGTCGCCGAGCGCGTCCTCGGGCTGCCCGCCGAGCCGCGCACCGACAAGGACGTCGCCTGGAAGGACCTGGCCCGATGA
- a CDS encoding acyl-CoA dehydrogenase family protein, protein MTDLLYSEEEEALRAAVRDLLTDHCAAAGVIARAESAAPHDPGLWKSLAQNMGLAGLLIPEALGGQGATHREAAVVLEELGRAVAPVPYLTSAVVATEALLACGDEELLEKLATGRTIGVLAVGLHLGPGAEVPVVRLENGTLHGELTGIADAAAADVLLVPADDGGLYAVAADAVTRAPQTSLDLTRPLAAVTLDGVPGRRVGDAEPAVRRALRAAAGLLASEQLGLAEWALTETVRYLKERKQFNRPVGGFQALKHRLAQLWLEVVNLRAAARAAADALATGEDTDITVAVAQAYAAPVAVRAAEEALQLHGGLGMTWEHPVHLCLKRAKAGSLAYGTAGAHREALAELVDLRAP, encoded by the coding sequence ATGACCGACCTGCTGTACTCGGAGGAGGAAGAGGCACTGCGGGCCGCCGTACGGGACCTGCTCACCGACCACTGCGCCGCGGCCGGGGTCATCGCGCGCGCCGAGTCGGCGGCCCCGCACGACCCCGGCCTGTGGAAGTCCCTCGCGCAGAACATGGGCCTGGCCGGGCTGCTGATCCCCGAGGCGCTCGGCGGCCAGGGCGCCACCCATCGCGAAGCCGCCGTCGTACTGGAGGAGCTGGGCCGGGCGGTCGCCCCGGTGCCGTACCTCACCAGCGCGGTCGTGGCCACCGAGGCCCTGCTCGCCTGCGGCGACGAGGAACTGCTGGAGAAGCTCGCGACCGGTCGCACCATCGGCGTGCTCGCCGTCGGGCTGCACCTCGGTCCGGGCGCCGAGGTGCCGGTCGTACGACTCGAGAACGGCACCCTGCACGGCGAGTTGACCGGCATCGCGGACGCGGCCGCCGCCGATGTGCTGCTCGTCCCGGCCGACGACGGCGGTCTGTACGCGGTGGCCGCCGACGCCGTCACCCGCGCTCCCCAGACCTCTCTGGACCTCACCCGGCCGCTCGCCGCCGTCACCCTCGACGGGGTGCCCGGCCGCCGGGTCGGTGACGCCGAGCCCGCCGTACGACGCGCCCTGCGGGCCGCCGCCGGGCTGCTCGCCTCCGAGCAACTGGGCCTCGCCGAATGGGCGTTGACCGAGACGGTGCGCTATCTCAAGGAGCGCAAGCAGTTCAACCGGCCGGTCGGCGGGTTCCAGGCGCTCAAGCACCGGCTCGCCCAGCTGTGGCTGGAGGTGGTGAACCTGCGGGCCGCCGCGCGCGCCGCCGCCGACGCGCTGGCCACCGGCGAGGACACCGACATCACGGTGGCCGTCGCCCAGGCGTACGCCGCCCCCGTCGCCGTCCGCGCCGCCGAGGAGGCGCTCCAGCTGCACGGCGGGCTCGGCATGACCTGGGAGCACCCCGTGCACCTGTGCCTGAAGCGGGCCAAGGCGGGCTCCCTCGCCTACGGCACCGCGGGTGCCCACCGCGAGGCCCTGGCCGAACTGGTCGATCTGCGGGCCCCGTAA
- a CDS encoding phosphodiester glycosidase family protein, with amino-acid sequence MTRRRGRSAAGRAVLTVVTAFGVLAGAALAGAAPAGAVAAGTTLAPGVTYRQFDLPAAAGTTHAHLLTVDLGDPRVRVGLLHPGAVAERATVSRMADASRAVAGVNGDFFDITETQHPGVDPTGASVGPAVANGRVLKAAVPDGQRFGPALPPGTDTEDVLGVGTDHRARLDRLTLSGSVTTPAGRLPLKGLNQYALPVNSVGAYTSGWGGASRERAVCGTDTDRAAACASETYEATVRRGRVVSVADAPGSGAIPAGTTVLLGREAGARELRGLSVGDPVSVTHRLVAATSRVAYACALGGFPVLRDGRPLAGLNDTTSAVRTVVGFADGGRRLLLLALDGAVAYRTGLTVAEEATAMRSLGATDAFNLDGGGSTEMVTRGSGAGAVTVRNHPSGGAERPVANGLGVFATG; translated from the coding sequence GTGACCAGACGTCGCGGGCGTTCGGCAGCGGGCAGAGCGGTTCTCACGGTTGTCACGGCCTTCGGCGTACTGGCCGGCGCGGCCCTCGCGGGGGCGGCACCGGCCGGTGCCGTCGCGGCGGGCACCACCCTCGCGCCGGGCGTCACCTACCGGCAGTTCGACCTCCCCGCCGCCGCGGGCACCACACACGCCCATCTCCTCACGGTCGACCTCGGCGATCCGCGCGTGCGGGTCGGCCTGCTGCACCCGGGAGCGGTGGCCGAGCGCGCCACGGTCTCCCGGATGGCGGACGCGTCCAGGGCGGTCGCGGGCGTCAACGGGGACTTCTTCGACATCACCGAGACCCAGCACCCGGGCGTGGACCCCACCGGCGCGAGCGTCGGCCCGGCGGTGGCGAACGGCCGGGTCCTCAAGGCCGCGGTCCCCGACGGCCAGCGGTTCGGACCCGCGCTCCCCCCGGGCACGGACACCGAGGACGTCCTCGGCGTGGGCACCGACCACCGGGCCCGCCTGGACCGCCTCACCCTGTCCGGCTCGGTGACCACCCCGGCGGGGAGGCTGCCGCTGAAGGGCCTCAACCAGTACGCGCTGCCGGTGAATTCGGTCGGCGCCTACACCTCCGGATGGGGCGGCGCCTCGCGCGAGCGCGCGGTCTGCGGCACCGACACGGACCGGGCCGCGGCATGCGCTTCCGAGACGTACGAGGCGACGGTGCGCCGCGGCCGGGTGGTCTCCGTCGCCGACGCGCCGGGCAGCGGCGCGATCCCGGCGGGCACCACGGTCCTGCTGGGGCGCGAGGCGGGCGCCCGGGAGCTGCGTGGACTCTCGGTCGGGGACCCGGTGTCCGTGACCCACCGGCTGGTCGCGGCCACCTCCCGGGTCGCCTACGCCTGCGCGCTCGGCGGCTTCCCGGTGCTGCGCGACGGCCGGCCGCTCGCCGGGCTGAACGACACCACCTCGGCGGTGCGCACCGTGGTGGGCTTCGCCGACGGCGGCCGGCGGCTGCTGCTCCTGGCCCTGGACGGCGCCGTCGCCTACCGGACCGGCCTGACGGTCGCCGAAGAGGCCACCGCCATGCGGTCGTTGGGCGCCACCGACGCGTTCAACCTGGACGGCGGCGGCTCCACCGAGATGGTCACCCGCGGCAGCGGCGCGGGCGCCGTGACGGTCCGCAACCATCCGAGCGGCGGCGCGGAGCGGCCCGTGGCGAACGGGCTCGGCGTCTTCGCCACGGGCTGA
- a CDS encoding DUF779 domain-containing protein, with the protein MEEEVPRVQLTERAQELVRRLRAEHGPLMFHQSGGCCDGSAPMCYPDGEFRTGGSDVLLAELDVAGVAEPVTFWMSRSQYEVWSHTRLIVDVVPGRGSGFSLEAPEGVRFLTRSRVVGA; encoded by the coding sequence ATGGAAGAGGAAGTCCCGCGCGTACAACTCACCGAGCGCGCCCAGGAACTGGTGCGCCGGCTGCGCGCCGAGCACGGACCGCTGATGTTCCATCAGTCCGGCGGCTGCTGCGACGGCAGCGCGCCCATGTGCTATCCGGACGGCGAGTTCCGCACCGGCGGCTCGGACGTGCTGCTCGCCGAACTGGACGTGGCGGGCGTGGCGGAGCCGGTCACCTTCTGGATGTCGCGCAGCCAGTACGAGGTCTGGAGCCATACCCGGCTCATCGTGGACGTCGTCCCGGGCCGGGGCAGCGGTTTCTCCCTGGAGGCACCCGAGGGGGTGCGTTTTCTCACCCGTTCTCGCGTAGTCGGCGCCTAG
- a CDS encoding cytosine permease codes for MASTLPDPSPDARTMSAEETGPAPRAAGGVESHGIDHIPDSERRGRPRELFAVWAAANVNYLSLVVGGALVLMGLSLWQALAVIVVGNLFWLLTGLLAVPGPAAGAPSEVITRTLYGVRGNRVSNAVTGWLISVCYFALNLAAAATAAFSLVGDTGLPVNTAVKTLVVVLIAALTLAISVYGHAAIVRLYLPITLALTAVFAVLAVVVLRHTDFGYAPEHPLTGNALWATVLSGVALIASGPLSYTTSADFSRYLPRATPARAVAGWTASGGFLPSVVVCGLGACAATAVDMNDPESSLQPLLPAWFRPLFLLALVLGTIALNALTAYSAGLALQAVGLRIRRQVSVLIDGTVSVSLTLYALLVSNFLDTVGDVLQLTVVLLGPSTAVYAVDILLRRNRYDGPALTDESPDSPFWFTGGVNRRGALALCLGVAASALCVDTVYTGPLATALGGVDLALPAGLVVSAAAYALPARPGARSGRRPEHP; via the coding sequence ATGGCGTCCACGCTCCCCGACCCGAGTCCCGACGCGCGGACCATGTCCGCCGAGGAGACCGGCCCCGCGCCCCGGGCCGCCGGCGGGGTGGAGTCGCACGGCATCGACCACATACCGGACTCCGAACGCCGGGGCAGGCCGCGGGAGTTGTTCGCGGTGTGGGCCGCCGCCAACGTCAACTACCTGAGCCTGGTGGTCGGCGGGGCACTGGTGCTGATGGGCCTGAGCCTGTGGCAGGCGCTCGCGGTGATCGTCGTGGGCAATCTGTTCTGGCTGCTCACCGGGCTGCTCGCGGTGCCCGGTCCGGCGGCGGGCGCGCCGAGCGAGGTCATCACGCGGACGCTGTACGGGGTGCGCGGCAACCGGGTCAGCAACGCGGTGACCGGCTGGCTGATCTCCGTCTGCTACTTCGCGCTCAACCTGGCCGCCGCGGCCACCGCCGCCTTCTCCCTGGTGGGCGACACCGGACTGCCGGTGAACACGGCGGTGAAGACGCTGGTGGTGGTGCTCATCGCCGCGCTCACCCTCGCCATCAGCGTCTACGGCCATGCCGCGATCGTCCGTCTCTATCTGCCGATCACCCTCGCGCTGACGGCCGTGTTCGCGGTCCTCGCGGTCGTGGTGCTGCGGCACACGGACTTCGGGTACGCGCCGGAGCACCCGCTGACCGGCAACGCGCTGTGGGCGACCGTGCTCTCCGGTGTCGCCCTGATCGCCTCGGGTCCCCTGTCGTACACCACCAGCGCCGACTTCTCCCGCTATCTGCCGCGCGCCACCCCGGCGCGGGCGGTGGCCGGCTGGACGGCGTCCGGCGGGTTCCTGCCGAGCGTGGTGGTGTGCGGGCTCGGCGCGTGTGCGGCGACGGCCGTCGACATGAACGACCCGGAGTCCTCTCTCCAGCCGCTGCTGCCCGCCTGGTTCCGGCCCCTCTTCCTGCTCGCGCTGGTCCTCGGCACCATCGCCCTGAACGCACTGACCGCCTACAGCGCGGGGCTCGCCCTCCAGGCCGTCGGCCTGCGCATCCGCCGCCAGGTCAGCGTCCTGATCGACGGCACGGTGTCCGTCTCGCTCACCCTGTACGCGCTGCTCGTCTCGAACTTCCTGGACACGGTCGGCGATGTGCTCCAGCTGACCGTGGTGCTGCTCGGCCCGAGCACGGCCGTGTACGCCGTCGACATCCTGCTGCGCCGCAACCGGTACGACGGTCCCGCGCTCACCGACGAGAGTCCGGACAGCCCCTTCTGGTTCACCGGAGGCGTCAACCGGCGTGGCGCGCTGGCCCTCTGCCTGGGGGTGGCCGCCTCCGCGCTGTGCGTCGACACGGTCTACACCGGCCCGCTGGCCACCGCCCTCGGCGGGGTGGACCTCGCCCTCCCGGCGGGCCTCGTGGTGTCCGCCGCCGCCTACGCGCTGCCGGCGCGTCCGGGCGCGCGCTCTGGACGGCGCCCGGAGCATCCGTGA
- a CDS encoding TetR/AcrR family transcriptional regulator: protein MSSSVQRKRIRKDPAARRAEIVDTAAAIALAEGLECVTLRRIAEELAVRPGLISHYFPSAEELVAEAFGSAATGELDRLLPPGPHDGRPVERLARFLDHTSGEAYDAISRLWLNARHLSRYRPPLRDRVLVQEADWRGRLEGLVQDGVAAGEFRTEDPLAVALQILVVLDGLSVDVNTVDAVSAVSAVSPELPAAVRRMAHRTAECELGLAEGALERAVSAG, encoded by the coding sequence ATGTCGTCAAGCGTTCAGCGCAAACGAATCCGCAAGGATCCGGCCGCCCGGCGGGCCGAGATCGTGGACACGGCCGCCGCGATCGCCCTGGCCGAGGGCCTCGAATGCGTCACCCTGCGCCGGATCGCCGAGGAACTGGCGGTGCGGCCGGGGCTGATCAGCCACTACTTCCCCTCGGCCGAGGAGCTGGTGGCGGAGGCGTTCGGCAGCGCGGCCACGGGGGAACTGGACCGCCTGCTGCCTCCCGGGCCCCATGACGGCCGCCCGGTCGAGCGGCTGGCCCGCTTCCTCGACCACACCTCGGGGGAGGCGTACGACGCGATCAGCCGGCTCTGGCTCAACGCCCGCCACCTCAGCCGCTACCGGCCCCCGCTGCGTGACCGGGTCCTCGTCCAGGAGGCCGACTGGCGTGGCCGCCTCGAAGGGCTGGTCCAGGACGGCGTGGCCGCCGGTGAGTTCCGCACCGAGGACCCGCTCGCGGTCGCGCTCCAGATCCTCGTCGTCCTCGACGGGCTCAGCGTCGACGTCAACACGGTCGACGCCGTCAGTGCCGTCAGCGCCGTCAGCCCGGAACTCCCGGCCGCGGTGCGGCGGATGGCGCATCGCACGGCGGAATGTGAACTCGGCCTGGCGGAGGGCGCGTTGGAGCGCGCCGTGAGTGCCGGCTGA
- a CDS encoding amidohydrolase, translating to MPADLVLLSARLLDPATGGLLPHTALAARDGRIVLLGDDREARALAGPRSTVLDLRGAVVVPGLTDGHLHPVSGAERTMGVDLSGCRDLTAVRDALAGAARELPPGGWLRGWGLDPNAFGTAPVGHAALAPVLDGVPALLDLFDGHSLLASERALNLAGIDGPRTFAQGSEIVCDAEGRPTGLLLEDAACELAEAAAPKPTEAQIRARTAEVLGAMAAAGLTGGHAMDGTGRDVYAALEAEDALPLRLRVHPWCRPETDDDALAGLIRLQGSGGALWRVAGVKLFMDGTIDNGTAWLEDPDRHGESARAFWPEPRRYTQVITALHRAGVPTATHAIGDAAVRHVLDSVEKAQAGRPGGPRHRVEHIETVPDDTVRRFAPLGVAASMQPTHCCEFTRADHTDNWSRRLGEERAARAFRCRDLWAAGARVVLGSDWPIAPYPPLQVMAGARHRRPADLSLPPHGPEQALTGLQALRAMTVNAAWVAGEEEHAGRLALGYRADLTVLAEDPLAVADTELAEVPVVLAVVEGRVRYRGEGM from the coding sequence GTGCCCGCCGACCTCGTCCTGCTCTCCGCCCGGCTGCTCGACCCGGCCACCGGCGGCCTCCTGCCGCACACCGCGCTCGCCGCGCGCGACGGGCGCATCGTGCTGCTCGGCGACGACCGGGAGGCCCGCGCGCTCGCCGGGCCCCGCAGCACCGTGCTGGACCTGCGCGGCGCGGTGGTCGTACCGGGCCTGACCGACGGGCATCTGCACCCGGTCTCCGGCGCCGAGCGCACCATGGGCGTCGACCTCTCCGGCTGCCGCGACCTGACCGCCGTACGGGACGCGCTCGCCGGGGCCGCGCGGGAGCTGCCGCCGGGCGGCTGGCTGCGCGGCTGGGGCCTCGACCCCAACGCCTTCGGCACCGCACCGGTCGGCCACGCGGCACTCGCCCCCGTCCTCGACGGCGTTCCGGCCCTCCTCGACCTCTTCGACGGCCACTCGCTGCTCGCCAGTGAACGCGCCCTGAACCTGGCGGGCATCGACGGGCCGCGCACCTTCGCACAGGGCTCCGAGATCGTGTGCGACGCCGAGGGCCGGCCCACCGGACTGCTCCTGGAGGACGCCGCCTGCGAACTGGCCGAGGCCGCCGCGCCCAAGCCGACCGAGGCCCAGATACGGGCCCGGACCGCCGAGGTGCTGGGCGCCATGGCCGCGGCCGGCCTCACCGGCGGGCACGCCATGGACGGCACCGGCCGCGACGTCTACGCCGCCCTGGAGGCCGAGGACGCGCTGCCCCTGCGGCTGCGGGTCCACCCCTGGTGCCGCCCGGAGACCGACGACGACGCCCTCGCCGGACTGATCCGGCTCCAGGGCAGCGGCGGCGCGCTGTGGCGGGTGGCGGGCGTGAAGCTGTTCATGGACGGCACCATCGACAACGGCACCGCCTGGCTGGAGGACCCCGACCGGCACGGCGAGTCCGCCCGTGCCTTCTGGCCCGAACCCCGGCGCTACACCCAGGTGATCACCGCCCTGCACCGCGCCGGGGTGCCCACCGCCACCCACGCCATCGGCGACGCGGCCGTACGGCATGTGCTGGACTCCGTGGAGAAGGCGCAGGCCGGGCGTCCGGGCGGCCCGCGGCACCGCGTCGAGCACATCGAGACCGTGCCGGACGACACCGTACGGCGGTTCGCGCCGCTCGGGGTCGCCGCGTCCATGCAGCCGACGCACTGCTGCGAGTTCACCCGCGCCGACCACACCGACAACTGGTCGCGGCGGCTCGGCGAGGAGCGGGCGGCGCGCGCGTTCCGCTGCCGTGATCTGTGGGCGGCCGGGGCGAGAGTGGTGCTCGGCTCCGACTGGCCCATCGCGCCGTACCCGCCGCTCCAGGTCATGGCCGGGGCCCGGCACCGCCGCCCCGCCGACCTCTCCCTGCCGCCGCACGGCCCCGAACAGGCCCTCACCGGGCTCCAGGCGCTGCGGGCCATGACCGTGAACGCCGCCTGGGTCGCGGGGGAGGAGGAGCACGCGGGGCGGCTCGCTCTCGGGTACCGCGCCGACCTCACGGTGCTCGCGGAGGACCCCCTCGCAGTGGCCGACACCGAGCTGGCGGAGGTGCCGGTGGTGCTCGCGGTGGTGGAGGGGCGGGTGAGGTATCGGGGGGAGGGGATGTAG
- a CDS encoding DedA family protein, which yields MIAVNPLDSASVLAAFGALGVLAVIFAESGLLVFGFFLPGDTLLFPAGVLCAGTAGQPPRLSLWQVLLCAAIGAVAGGQVGYLIGRHGGQALLARTSSRRVRGAAARAEGLLARYGYGKALVIGRFVPLLRTVLHPVAGALGVPARPFTLWQTVGGVLWSQALVLAGFTLGASVPEVDDYLLPLVAVVVVLSMLPLLVEARRTRRERRAGPEGEAEPEGDAEPEPHDEPGRRDQ from the coding sequence GTGATCGCCGTCAACCCGTTGGACAGCGCCTCGGTGCTGGCCGCCTTCGGCGCGCTCGGTGTGCTGGCGGTGATCTTCGCGGAGTCGGGGCTGCTGGTCTTCGGCTTCTTCCTGCCCGGGGACACGCTGCTGTTCCCGGCGGGTGTGCTGTGCGCGGGCACCGCCGGGCAGCCGCCGCGGCTCTCGCTGTGGCAGGTGCTGCTGTGCGCGGCGATCGGCGCGGTGGCGGGGGGCCAGGTCGGCTATCTGATCGGGCGGCACGGCGGCCAGGCGCTGCTCGCGCGCACCTCCAGCCGCCGGGTGCGGGGCGCGGCGGCCCGCGCCGAAGGCCTGCTGGCCCGGTACGGCTACGGAAAGGCGCTGGTGATCGGCCGGTTCGTGCCGCTGCTGCGCACGGTGCTGCATCCGGTGGCCGGGGCGCTCGGGGTGCCCGCCCGGCCGTTCACCCTCTGGCAGACGGTGGGCGGGGTGCTCTGGTCGCAGGCCCTGGTCCTGGCGGGGTTCACCCTCGGCGCCTCGGTCCCCGAGGTGGACGACTACCTGTTGCCACTGGTCGCGGTGGTGGTCGTCCTGTCGATGCTGCCGCTGCTGGTGGAGGCCCGCAGGACACGACGGGAGCGGCGCGCCGGGCCGGAAGGGGAGGCGGAGCCGGAAGGGGACGCCGAGCCGGAACCTCACGACGAGCCAGGGCGGCGCGACCAGTGA
- a CDS encoding HD domain-containing protein, with protein sequence MTHRPITCVDALLGLLAGCAGVWDTPDRSGDPVDLLDHGPQVAALLAVSRPDDEEAQAAGLVHDIGHHLVPGDEAGHGGHAATAVEGLLGPRVARLVALHIPAKRYLAATDPGLALSPESARTLGCQGGPMSPAEAAAFEAGPDVAAAVALRRADDAGKVVGLRVRPLESWRPVLERVAAGHARTGAGGC encoded by the coding sequence ATGACGCACCGCCCGATCACCTGCGTCGACGCGCTCCTGGGCCTGCTGGCCGGGTGCGCCGGCGTCTGGGACACCCCGGACCGCTCCGGCGACCCGGTGGACCTCCTCGACCACGGCCCCCAGGTCGCCGCCCTGCTGGCCGTGAGCCGCCCCGACGACGAGGAGGCGCAGGCGGCCGGGCTCGTGCACGACATCGGCCACCACCTGGTGCCCGGCGACGAGGCCGGACACGGCGGCCACGCCGCGACGGCGGTCGAGGGCCTGCTCGGGCCGCGCGTCGCCCGCCTGGTCGCCCTGCACATTCCGGCCAAGCGCTACCTCGCCGCCACCGACCCGGGGCTCGCGCTGTCCCCGGAGAGCGCCCGCACCCTCGGCTGCCAGGGCGGCCCGATGAGCCCGGCGGAGGCCGCCGCCTTCGAGGCCGGACCGGACGTCGCGGCGGCGGTCGCGCTGCGCCGCGCCGACGACGCCGGGAAGGTCGTCGGCCTGCGGGTACGGCCCCTGGAGAGCTGGCGGCCGGTCCTGGAACGCGTCGCCGCCGGCCACGCCCGGACAGGGGCCGGCGGATGCTGA